The following is a genomic window from Butyricimonas faecihominis.
TTGTTATCCCGATGTTTTCAAAAGACGGCGTGTCCGGGTATGCGGGTATAGATATTTTGGATAAGCCTCACGTGTGGAAAAATGAGGATTACCAGTGGTTTGCCTCGATGGTGAATATTATCAGTATTTGCATGGAACTCCGGAAGGCGGAGGATAAGGCTCAGGAGGAGAAAAAGTTCTTGGCTGATTTGTTTAAACATATGCCGGTGGGATATGTGCGGATGAAATTGTTTTATGACGAGGAGGGGGGCGTGAAAGACTATTATTTCTTGGATTCGAACACGATGGCTCAGATTCTTTACAACACGAGGGGGAATAGTTGGATCGGGAAATATGCTAGCGAGGTTGATGCGCATTTTGTGGAACGGTTGCCTGATCTGGAAAGGGTGATGCGAAATGGGGTTGTACGGGATATAAATTATCATCTGGAAGAGAAAAATAAGTATTTTCATGCCGTGATGTATTCTCCTTGCAAGGATGAGGTCGTGTTAATGTTTTCGGATATGACCGACACGTTCTCAGCCCACGAGGCGTTGGACCGGAGTGAACGTTTGTTACGTAATATATATCAGAATATCCCGGTCGGGATAGAGTTGTATGATAAAAACGGGAATCTTGTCGATTTGAATGATAAAGACCTTGAGATGTTCGGGTTGGCTAGGAAAGAGGATGCATTGGGAATTAATATGTTTGAAAATCATCTTATACCGGAGGAGATGAGGGAAAGAATGAAGAGAAGGGAGAATGTGAGTTTTTCTCTAGTGTATGATTTTTCGAATTTGAATGGTCTCTATGTTTCTAAGAAGACGGGGAGGTTGAATTTACTAACAAAAGTGACGACGTTGTATGATGCACAAAATAATTTGATCAATTATTTGTTGATTAGCTTGGACCGGACGGAAGCCACGGAGGCGTATAACCAGATTCAGGAGTTCAAGGATTTTTTCACGTTGGTGGGCGATTATGCCCAGGTCGGGTACGCGCATTTTAACGCTTTGACTCGTAACGGGTACGGTTTGGATAGTTGGTATAAAAACGTGGGGGAAGAAATCGGGACGCCTCTATCGCAGATTATCGGGGTACACTCGCATTTCCACCCGGAGGATCGGGTTTTGATGCTTACTTTCTTGTCGGATGTAATTGCCGGGAAACGTACGCATTTACGGAATGATATGCGAATCCGACGGGCTGACGGGCATTACACGTGGACGCGGGTGAACGTGTTGGTGAGGGATTATCGCCCGCGGGAAGGAATGATCGAGATGATTTGTATTAATTATGATATTACGGAATTGAAGGAGACCGAGGCGAAGTTGATCAAGGCGAAGGATAAGGCGGAGGAATCGGATCGTTTAAAGTCGGCGTTTTTGGCGAATATGAGTCATGAGATCCGGACTCCGTTGAATGCGATTGTAGGTTTTTCCAATTTATTGGCTTATGCCCAAGAGGAAAGTGAACGTGCGCAATATATCGGTATCGTGGAGGAGAATAACGAGTTGTTGTTGCAGTTAATTTCGGATATTCTGGATTTATCGAAAATCGAGGCGGGGACTTTTGAATTCGTGTATGATCGGGTGGACGTGCGCCAGTTGTGTGAGGATGTCGTGACTTCACTCCGGGTGAAAGTTCCAGCCGGGGTTGATTTGTGTATAGTTCCCAATTTGCCGGAATGCTGGGTGTACAGCGATAAGAATCGGTTACGGCAGGTTATTTCCAATTTTGTGAATAATGCTTTCAAGTTTACGACTTCCGGGGAAATTGCCGTGGGGTATACGTTGAGAGATGGAGAGGTTGAAATATCAGTGACGGATACGGGCGTGGGTATCGAAGAAGAAAAGCAGAAACAGATTTTTGACCGTTTTGTGAAATTGAATAGTTTTGCTCATGGCACAGGTTTAGGATTATCTATTTGCAAGAGTATCGTGGAACAGGTGGGAGGCCGCATCGGGGTTAATTCGGAGCCGGGAAAGGGTTCTCGCTTTTGGTTCACACATTCATTGGGTAGATGATATTTGTATATCACACAATTGTTAATGTAAGTTAAATATAAATTTTCTTTCATACATTTTTTCTTTTCATGTGTAACATGGATATAAGACAAAAATATAATGAAGGAACTACATAAATTAATTACGAAGGACATCTTTGATTGCTTGTCGGAAGAGGATGCCGGGAGGTTACGAGAGTTGCGTGCCGAGCTGCATATTGATGATGAGGCGTACAGGCAAATGAAAAAGATGATCACCAGCCGGGAGGTTCACGAACGGATCATGGAGGTAAGGAAAAAGCCGAGCCGAATGATAAAGATGATGCGTTACGCTGCCATTCTGATTTTACCCGTGGCTATTGCTGTCTATATCTTCATAAGTCAAGGAAATGTAATAAAGCCGGAAATAGTGGTGCAAAATCAAGTCGAAGAAAAATTACCTGTTCCGGTTCGTAAACAGGCTATGCTGGTTCTAGAAGACGGTTCTGTTCTGCAGCTTCAGAGAGTGGAGGGTAAAAAAGAGGTTACCTCGAATGCCATCACAAATGGAAATGAGCTTGTTTATTCGAAGAAAGATTCTTCAGCGAATAACGTGGTGGTCGAGTATAATACCGTGGTGGTTCCGAAGGGTGGAGAGTATCACGTGATGTTGGCTGACGGAACGAAAGTTTGGTTTAATGAAGAGACTCAATTGAGATTTCCCGTGGATTTTGTTGGTGATAGCCGTGAAGTGTTTTTGAGCAAGGGCGAAATTTATCTGGAAGTGGCGAGAGATGAGAAACACCCTTTTATCGTACACACGGAGAATGGAGATATACAAGTGCTAGGGACGGAGTTTAACGTGAAGTGTCTGCCGGATAAAAAGGTGGCAACGACTTTGGTTAAGGGTAGCGTGCAAGTGAAAAGGAAGGATGCGGAAGTTGTGTTAAAACCCAATCAACATGCAGTTGTGGGTAACGTGATGAACGTGATCACGGTGACCGAGGTGGATGTAGAAGAAATTATTTGCTGGAAAGATAACATGTTCTTTTTCCGGGACGTGGAATTGGAGAAAATTCTGGATCAATTGGCGGAATGGTATGGCTTTACGGTATTCTACGAGAATGCGGATGTAAAGCAGGAGAAGTTTTTTGTTCGAGTGGATAAATATGCCGAGGTCGGTAAGATCTTGGATGTGATTTCTGATGTTGGTGATGTTAAATTTAAAATTAGTGGAAAAGTAGTAACTGTATATAAATAGGAAAAGCGAGTGCTACCAACACTCGCTGCATCCCATGCCTAAAATGGCATAAGTGTTAAATTCTAATTTACAAATGTATGAAAAAAATGTTTGATTCTTGGGGAAGTCATGTTAAAAAAATTCCCCTTCAAGGGTTGTTATGTCTTTTTATCTTGTGTTTGAGTTTGCCTCTTCACGCTCAGAATGAAGAAGGTAAAATAAACATTAACGTGAAGGATGCCAGCGTGAAGGAGGTCTTGGAGGTGTTGAAGAAGTATAACTATCGTTTGGTGTATTCCACTGCCGTTATTGATGCCTGCAAGAAGAAAATAACCTTGGATATGAAGAAGGTTACTCCTTCGCAGGTATTGGATGAAATTTTTAAAGAAACGAATCTGGTTTACAAAATCGAGGGAAATCTGATCACGATTAAGGAGGTGAAAAAGGATGAGTTGCTTGTAGCTCAAGGGGTAGTTAAGGATGAGAATGGGGAGCCGATTCCGGGAGTATCCGTGTTGATCAAGGGAACGGTGACGGGAACGGCAACGGATAATAAGGGGAATTTCTCGTTAAAAGTGAACAAGAATAGTGCGTTGATTTTTTCTTTTCTTGGTATGGAAACGAAAACAGTTTTTGTCGAATCTGAAAAACCTATCCAAGTGGTGATGAGGGAGATGAATAATGAGATGGACGAAGTTGTTGTGACTGGTTATCAAATAATCAAAAAGAGAGAATCTACGTCGTCTATTGTATCATTGAAAGCAGAAGATATTATAGAACCGGTTGGGACTTCATTGGATCAGATGTTACAAGGGAAGGTCCCGGGGATGTCTGTGATGCAAATGACTTCAACCGTGGGTGCTGCTCCGAAGATTCGTATTCGCGGTTCTTCGACAATTATTGGTAATCGGGAACCGGTATGGGTGTTAGATGGTGTAGTATTGCAGGATCCGGTTCCATTAGATGCAACCGAGTTGAATAGTATGGATCGTGTAAATTTGATCGGTAATGCTATTTCCGGCTTGAATCCGGAGGATATTGAGCGTATAGATGTGTTGAAAGATGCTTCTTCTACTGCCTTGTATGGAACTAAAGCTGCTAATGGAGTAATCGTGATTACCACGAAACGCGGTAAAAGAGGGACACCGTCAATTCGTTATAGTACTTCTATGAGTTTTATTGGAAGACCTTGTTATGATGATTTATTTTTAATGAATTCTCGTGAGAGAATAGAAGTTTCTGAAGAAATCTACAAGAGAGGTTTACAATTTGTGGGATTCTCTCCCACAAACGCAGGGTTTGAAGGGGCTTTATATCAATTATATAATGGAATGATTGATCAAAAGCAGTTTAATCAGGAAGTGCAGGAAATGAAAGAAATAAATACAGATTGGTTTGATTTGTTATTTCGTAATTCGTTTAGTCAGCAACACACATTTTCTTTGTCAGGGGCTAATGATCGGGTTGACTATTATTTTTCTGCTGGGTATGCTAATCAGCAGGGATCTTCTTTAAAGGAGAATTCAGAGAGATTCAGTTTTATGTCGAATTTGGGATTTAAGATATCGGATAAGTTTCGAGCAGCAGTAATGTTAGGTGCTAGTGTGTCTACAACGAATCGTCCTACGGTGGATTTGTTCGAGTATGCTTATAATACATCACGGGTAATTCCGGCGTATAATGCTGATGGAAGCTGGTTCTTTTATGATTATTCTGCGGGAGTTATGGACGGCCCTACTTTAACTATTCCATTGGTATATAATGTATTTAACGAATTGCATTATTCGGGATCAAAGAATAAGATCAAAAGTATCAACACGAATATAAATTTAGATTATAAGTTTACTTCTTGGTTATCAGCTTCTGCTGTGTTGTCTTATAATTCTAGCGCTTCAGAGAGTGAAATGTGGTATGATGAACGTACGTATAAAGTTGCTACTTATCGAAAATTGCCCTATGGTTTTGACCGGAAACAATTGACTAATTTGTCTAACTATATGAATAATGTTTGTGAATTACCGTTCGGAGGAATATTGAACTCAAGTTTTAATGGAGGAGATTCTTTCACAGCTCGTGTTTCTTTCAATATTAATAAATCGTTTAATGAGGTACATAGCTTGAGTTTATTGGGTGGTCTAGATTTACAATCTCAAAAATCGACGGGAATCAGTGAAGAGATTTGGGGATATTTGCCAGAGCGTGGAAAAAATTTCGTGTCTTTGGATAAATTGGATGAATGGCCCAATGCTGCAAGAAGAATGTTGCAGATGAAACCGACAATTATAGATGCGACGAATAATAGTATTGCTTATTATGCTTCATTTTCCTATGCTTATAAAGGGAAATATGTGATGAGTGCTAATATTCGTGGAGAAGGTTCAAATAAATTAGGAGAACAAGCTCGTTTTTTACCAATATGGTCGTTTTCTGGACGTTGGAATGTGACAGATGAGAATTTTATGGATCCACTCTTAAATGTGCTTTCGGATTTGGCTATTCGGGCTTCTTATGGTATTCAAGCGAATGTGACAGAAGCACATAATCCTAATATGATAATTTCTGTGGGGTCATTGGATTCAAAATCGGAAGAGTATTATGCAACTCTTAATTCACTACCTAATGAAGGCTTGAAGTGGGAGAAAACTAATTCTTTCAATATCGGGGTTGATTTTGATTTGTTTAAAGGAAAACTTTCCGGTTCTTTTGAATATTTTCATAAAAAGAGTAAGGACCAATTACTGCCTTTGCAGGTAACAAGTACTAACGGGGAAAAAATGGTGACAATTAATGGAGGAGATTTGACGAATAAAGGATGGGATTTATCGTTAGCGTTGACCCCGATTAAGACAGAAGATTTTGAATGGCGTGTATCATTTAACACGAGTAAGGTGTATAATGAAGTTTCTACGACAGCCGAGCAAAGTGTAACTTATGAGCAATATCTTAACGGTTCTTTAGTGAGGGATGGATATGCTTTAAATACATTCTATTCTTATCGTTTTGGAGGTTTGGATAATAAAGGAATTCCAATATTTTTAGGGTTGGAGGATCATGATGAGGAAGGGAATGTTATCATTAC
Proteins encoded in this region:
- a CDS encoding ATP-binding protein, which translates into the protein MDNNGRFNSGRVQDLLNKARMGWWEADFSKKQYVCSDFLRELLDLGEDGIISFVDFRKLIREDYRLRTVNEFRFGKTQNIYDQIYPIEVRGKIVWVRVKLCSKEVDAEGNMKTCGFMECLDVPENMDTEETAMERVNNLFAQQNSISRSLLSLLRSGDMSSVINKILGDIMQHYPEGCTYIIEYDWENRTQTCRYEAGNYKSFKKKNYMEKFPMSNIPWWTKQLAGNASPIIFASLDELPEEASEEKRRLTEQGVKSLIVIPMFSKDGVSGYAGIDILDKPHVWKNEDYQWFASMVNIISICMELRKAEDKAQEEKKFLADLFKHMPVGYVRMKLFYDEEGGVKDYYFLDSNTMAQILYNTRGNSWIGKYASEVDAHFVERLPDLERVMRNGVVRDINYHLEEKNKYFHAVMYSPCKDEVVLMFSDMTDTFSAHEALDRSERLLRNIYQNIPVGIELYDKNGNLVDLNDKDLEMFGLARKEDALGINMFENHLIPEEMRERMKRRENVSFSLVYDFSNLNGLYVSKKTGRLNLLTKVTTLYDAQNNLINYLLISLDRTEATEAYNQIQEFKDFFTLVGDYAQVGYAHFNALTRNGYGLDSWYKNVGEEIGTPLSQIIGVHSHFHPEDRVLMLTFLSDVIAGKRTHLRNDMRIRRADGHYTWTRVNVLVRDYRPREGMIEMICINYDITELKETEAKLIKAKDKAEESDRLKSAFLANMSHEIRTPLNAIVGFSNLLAYAQEESERAQYIGIVEENNELLLQLISDILDLSKIEAGTFEFVYDRVDVRQLCEDVVTSLRVKVPAGVDLCIVPNLPECWVYSDKNRLRQVISNFVNNAFKFTTSGEIAVGYTLRDGEVEISVTDTGVGIEEEKQKQIFDRFVKLNSFAHGTGLGLSICKSIVEQVGGRIGVNSEPGKGSRFWFTHSLGR
- a CDS encoding FecR family protein, encoding MKELHKLITKDIFDCLSEEDAGRLRELRAELHIDDEAYRQMKKMITSREVHERIMEVRKKPSRMIKMMRYAAILILPVAIAVYIFISQGNVIKPEIVVQNQVEEKLPVPVRKQAMLVLEDGSVLQLQRVEGKKEVTSNAITNGNELVYSKKDSSANNVVVEYNTVVVPKGGEYHVMLADGTKVWFNEETQLRFPVDFVGDSREVFLSKGEIYLEVARDEKHPFIVHTENGDIQVLGTEFNVKCLPDKKVATTLVKGSVQVKRKDAEVVLKPNQHAVVGNVMNVITVTEVDVEEIICWKDNMFFFRDVELEKILDQLAEWYGFTVFYENADVKQEKFFVRVDKYAEVGKILDVISDVGDVKFKISGKVVTVYK
- a CDS encoding SusC/RagA family TonB-linked outer membrane protein; the encoded protein is MKKMFDSWGSHVKKIPLQGLLCLFILCLSLPLHAQNEEGKININVKDASVKEVLEVLKKYNYRLVYSTAVIDACKKKITLDMKKVTPSQVLDEIFKETNLVYKIEGNLITIKEVKKDELLVAQGVVKDENGEPIPGVSVLIKGTVTGTATDNKGNFSLKVNKNSALIFSFLGMETKTVFVESEKPIQVVMREMNNEMDEVVVTGYQIIKKRESTSSIVSLKAEDIIEPVGTSLDQMLQGKVPGMSVMQMTSTVGAAPKIRIRGSSTIIGNREPVWVLDGVVLQDPVPLDATELNSMDRVNLIGNAISGLNPEDIERIDVLKDASSTALYGTKAANGVIVITTKRGKRGTPSIRYSTSMSFIGRPCYDDLFLMNSRERIEVSEEIYKRGLQFVGFSPTNAGFEGALYQLYNGMIDQKQFNQEVQEMKEINTDWFDLLFRNSFSQQHTFSLSGANDRVDYYFSAGYANQQGSSLKENSERFSFMSNLGFKISDKFRAAVMLGASVSTTNRPTVDLFEYAYNTSRVIPAYNADGSWFFYDYSAGVMDGPTLTIPLVYNVFNELHYSGSKNKIKSINTNINLDYKFTSWLSASAVLSYNSSASESEMWYDERTYKVATYRKLPYGFDRKQLTNLSNYMNNVCELPFGGILNSSFNGGDSFTARVSFNINKSFNEVHSLSLLGGLDLQSQKSTGISEEIWGYLPERGKNFVSLDKLDEWPNAARRMLQMKPTIIDATNNSIAYYASFSYAYKGKYVMSANIRGEGSNKLGEQARFLPIWSFSGRWNVTDENFMDPLLNVLSDLAIRASYGIQANVTEAHNPNMIISVGSLDSKSEEYYATLNSLPNEGLKWEKTNSFNIGVDFDLFKGKLSGSFEYFHKKSKDQLLPLQVTSTNGEKMVTINGGDLTNKGWDLSLALTPIKTEDFEWRVSFNTSKVYNEVSTTAEQSVTYEQYLNGSLVRDGYALNTFYSYRFGGLDNKGIPIFLGLEDHDEEGNVIITNQEEALRSALVCSGKREPDLSGGLSMGFQYKNFSINSTFSFQFGSKIRLNELYQGDDFKLPYPGQNMSSDFVKRWRKPGDEKYTNIPALTDELYTVRGVYTGGENPINKTDIMNNVSSNYWQMYNNADMRVVSGNFLRCNSISLSYSFNSDFVKKLYLKSLSLSLGVSNPFVIKAKGLQGRDPEQLTLGSGTIPPQQTYSFSMNVTF